A window from Lampris incognitus isolate fLamInc1 chromosome 5, fLamInc1.hap2, whole genome shotgun sequence encodes these proteins:
- the LOC130112894 gene encoding uncharacterized protein LOC130112894, giving the protein MSTAVDFHTQIASIMEALANAAVAEICKVVDDGYAVVHLEMSQGQKENEFLRRKIKLLELQISRYRAERMKGLDGSARLPGVRLLNRQHRETLTSGSSLQGRTRFLNRGLGSQQSQQKTQPINLDQDPDQEVVTTTKTEAAEPEKQDNGELRIVKVEGAVETRKSKEETVADGCVSTRVGDSITSPIGGLENLTDVETTGCSTETEVSGSNIITFVVGQSDKDNISSDITHNVLLELTGGGVRAGECLPINGEIDAIPCSNDKEELENTLNYALPQVWANVSTHINDASAHRAVVKASENVSLWPERQCNDFASDNSVSCNTAISSISSKSSVSDVIVIDDGATSDKKGKKIHRSDVRKNMIEKTNRLIKSDDEVVLPKTQHVQIELVGKSSVQLKLPDQAGSVFGPHDGPGTSSGITTPHYTTTDDTHKARNQENTTAHLSHLERTGRDHYSNNSSHVALGHPVSPLSQRLSHNARSLSYQKPNHSGKSNQRPPFYSSGDHLARIHTAMERPYGCTICTKGFYLEADLHKHMARHTREKPHICEICGKSFVCQSQLDIHKNGQILQSLKSLNSRRCKEENLEEVQEDSIVAEPEGKHSPSTVLRRYPSSGKTEGKEQPSCSIYESETISESSSTSSITQTNSNLPFSFPSDPTSAKRINLQETTQFDIIVIDSLPDKMDDMCDVPLSCIQSGEGGTASRGGRNEVQRGGGDITSLQNQSDANARCQYQPLPYVQVKGTQNSPNEVMFNTNRTYNNCLPTFKNPSVTPTVPIGTVESQEQQTSPLWSDIQQMPDNLSHLSTNHPPSTIQMQNIQPSTSQNQDSNLGDCQSQSQKQQLCLPYGCAFCSRRYAHLCQLRIHERVHTGEKPYQCAQCGKSFAQYCSLKRHQMVHTGERPYRCAQCGKQFSTSNNLKVHQSVHTGEKRFHCSRCGKNFSFLSNLIRHQTIHAAKKN; this is encoded by the exons ATGTCGACTGCCGTGGACTTCCATACTCAGATCGCCTCAATTATGGAGGCGCTGGCCAACGCGGCTGTGGCTGAAATCTGCAAAGTTGTAGACGATGGATATGCGGTGGTCCATTTGGAAATGTCTCAGGGTCAGAAGGAGAACGAATTTCTTCGTAGAAAAATCAAATTGTTGGAGCTGCAGATCTCCAGGTACCGAGCGGAGAGGATGAAGGGTCTGGACGGGTCCGCTCGTCTCCCCGGGGTGCGCCTTCTGAACCGACAGCATCGGGAGACATTGACATCAG GATCTTCACTCCAGGGAAGGACCAGATTTCTTAACAGGGGTCTAGGATCGCAACAGTCTCAACAGAAAACCCAACCCATTAACCTGGATCAGGACCCTGATCAGGAGGTGGTCACTACCACTAAAACTGAG GCAGCAGAGCCTGAGAAACAGGACAATGGGGAACTCCGGATTGTCAAAGTGGAAGGGGCTGTGGAGACCAGAAAATCCAAAGAGGAAACAGTAGCAGATGGCTGTGTCAGCACCAGAGTAGGAGACAGCATCACATCACCTATTGGTGGCCTGGAGAATCTCACAGATGTAGAGACAACAGGATGTAGCACTGAAACGGAGGTCAGTGGATCCAACATCATCACCTTTGTTGTTGGCCAATCTGACAAAGACAACATCAGCAGTGACATTACCCATAATGTACTGTTGGAATTAACAGGAGGTGGTGTCAGAGCAGGGGAGTGTCTTCCAATAAATGGGGAAATTGACGCAATACCATGCAGCAATGACAAGGAAGAACTGGAGAACACGCTAAATTATGCTTTACCTCAGGTGTGGGCAAACGTGTCCACACATATTAATGATGCATCAGCTCACCGTGCTGTTGTAAAGGCCTCAGAGAATGTTTCATTGTGGCCTGAACGACAGTGTAATGATTTTGCATCAGATAACAGTGTCAGTTGCAACACCGCCATAAGCAGCATCAGTTCTAAGTCTTCTGTGTCAGACGTGATAGTAATTGATGATGGGGCAACTTCAgacaagaaaggaaaaaaaattcacCGTTCAGATGTACGGAAAAATATGATAGAAAAGACAAATAGACTAATAAAAAGTGATGATGAAGTTGTCTTACCTAAGACTCAGCATGTTCAGATTGAATTGGTGGGAAAAAGCTCAGTTCAGTTAAAATTACCTGACCAGGCTGGGTCAGTGTTTGGCCCACATGATGGTCCAGGAACCTCTAGTGGTATAACTACCCCCCATTATACCACCACTGATGACACACATAAGGCCAGGAACCAGGAAAACACAACAGCCCACCTCAGTCACTTGGAAAGAACAGGACGGGATCATTATTCGAATAATTCATCACATGTAGCTTTGGGTCACCCTGTCAGCCCTCTGAGCCAAAGGCTATCTCATAATGCCAGAAGCTTAAGCTACCAAAAACCCAACCATTCAGGTAAATCCAACCAAAGACCCCCTTTTTACTCAAGTGGTGATCACCTAGCTCGCATCCACACTGCAATGGAGAGGCCGTACGGCTGTACCATCTGCACTAAAGGCTTCTATCTAGAGGCAGATTTGCATAAACACATGGCACGCCACACCAGGGAGAAACCTCACATCTGTGAGATATGTGGCAAGAGCTTTGTGTGCCAAAGCCAACTGGACATCCACAAGAAT GGTCAAATCCTGCAAAGTCTGAAAAGCCTGAATAGCCGTAGGTGCAAGGAGGAGAACCTGGAGGAAGTACAAG AGGACTCCATCGTAGCAGAACCGGAAGGCAAGCACAGTCCTTCTACAGTACTGCGGAGATATCCCAGTAGCGGTAAAACTGAAGGCAAAGAGCAGCCATCTTGCTCTATCTATGAATCAGAAACAATATCTGAAAGCTCTTCAACATCGTCCATTACCCAAACAAATTCAAATCTCCCCTTCAGTTTCCCCTCTGATCCCACGAGTGCTAAAAGAATTAATCTTCAGGAAACCACACAGTTTGATATCATTGTAATTGACTCACTTCCTGATAAAATGGATGACATGTGTGATGTCCCATTGTCATGCATACAAAGTGGCGAAGGAGGAACTGCCTCTCGGGGAGGAAGGAATGAAGTGCAAAGAGGAGGAGGGGACATAACATCCCTACAGAATCAGAGTGATGCCAATGCTAGGTGTCAGTATCAGCCACTTCCTTATGTTCAAGTAAAAGGCACACAGAACTCACCCAATGAAGTGATGTTCAACACTAACAGGACATACAATAATTGCCTCCCAACTTTCAAGAATCCCTCTGTCACTCCCACTGTCCCAATAGGAACAGTGGAATCCCAGGAACAGCAAACATCACCTCTTTGGTCTGATATCCAGCAGATGCCTGACAATCTCTCTCACCTCAGTACTAATCATCCACCAAGCACCATTCAAATGCAGAACATTCAACCTTCCACTAGTCAAAACCAAGACTCTAACctaggagactgtcagtcacagtCCCAAAAGCAGCAGCTCTGCCTCCCTTATGGTTGTGCCTTCTGTTCACGTCGGTATGCCCACTTGTGCCAGCTGCGGATACACGAACGTGTCCACACTGGGGAGAAACCTTACCAGTGTGCCCAGTGTGGAAAGAGCTTTGCCCAGTATTGCAGCCTCAAACGGCACCAGATGGTCCACACGGGCGAAAGGCCATATCGCTGCGCACAATGTGGGAAGCAGTTCTCCACTTCCAACAATTTGAAGGTCCACCAGAGTGttcacactggagagaagaggtttCACTGTTCACGGTGTGGAAAGAACTTCTCTTTTCTTAGTAACCTCATCAGACACCAGACTATACATGCTGCCAAGAAGAATTGA